Below is a genomic region from Pyrococcus kukulkanii.
TGGAGAGGGAGGTTGAAGCTCTAAGCAAAGCTTATTACAGCAAGGAGAGGCCCAGGGTATACGTCCTGGGAGGGGCAAAGGTTGATGATTCCTTGAGGGTTGCCGAAAACGTATTGAGAAAAGGGAAAGCTGACTTAATTCTAACCGGGGGATTGGTTGCAAACGTCTTTACCTTAGCCAAGGGCTTCGACTTGGGGAGGAGAAACATAGAGTTTATGGAGCGCAAGGGTATCTTAAAGTACGTGGACTGGGCCGAGAGGATACTGGACGAGTTCTACCCCTTCGTTAAAACTCCTGTAGACTTTGCAGTAGACTATAAGGGAGAGAGGCTGGAGATAGACCTGCTAAGTGAAGAAAAGAGGCTATTTGATGAGTACCAGATACTGGATATAGGCTCGAGAACGGTGGAGAAGTACAGGCAGGTCCTCATGCAGGCAAAGATAATAGTGGCCAACGGGCCTATGGGCGTTTTTGAGAGAGAGGAGTTTGCTGTGGGAACAGTAGGAGTGTTTAAAGCCATAGCTGAAAGCCCAGCGTTCAGCGTTGTCGGTGGGGGTCACTCAATAGCTAGCATACATAAGTACGGAATAGAGGGCATAAGCCACGTTTCAACAGGTGGAGGGGCAATGTTAACGTTCTTTGCCGGAGAGAAACTGCCTGTGCTCGAGGCCTTAAGCCTGAGCTACGAGAAGTTCAAGGGACATCTTTAATTTGCAATTTATTAAGGACAAAATTCATAACAAGCTTTACTATCTCAATAGCCTCTCTTGCAATCTCTTGGGGAATTTCGTAGATAGTTGGATATCTCGCTTCTACAGCAAAGTCGGTAAGTGTGTGGGCTCCAATTTCATATAGCTTATCAAATTCAGCATCAATTTCTTTACCTGGAAGAGAGGTTTGAAAATGAAGATATTTATTGACACTTCCGTTTTTGTTTAGGCATTATTATGGAGTTAAAGATGCAATAGAACTTTTAGACTATGCGATAAATGAAAACATGCCTTACGTTTCTCCAAATGTTGTTCTTTAAACTGCTCTATATGGAAACAGAAAGGTTGTTTGGCCGTACTGGAAAATTCAGGGTTAAGAAAATGTTCATGCAGGAACGGGAGAGATTTGACTCTGTTTTTAAGTATCTCTCGGAGTTTATACTGGAGAACATTGAGCTTGGGATTATAGAGTTGCCCCCACCTAATAAGGAAATCCTAAACGAAGCAGTTACTCTCTCCAAGGAATTTGGTTTATTGCCAAATGATGCTCTCATAGCAGCCGCGTGCAAGTTTTGTGGGATTTCGAAAATTGCCACGTTTGATAAGGGTTTTGAGAATGTACCTTTCCTCGAAGTTCTCTATCAGGCTCAATGAGATTTTCTAACCTTTTGACACTAAAACTTTTAACTTCTCCCTTCTAACTCCGTTAAGGGGTGAGGGAGTGAAAGCGGTAATACTGGCCGCGGGATACGGGACGAGGATGGGTGAGAAGCCGAAGGGTCTAATCAAGGTTGCAGGTAGAGAGCTCATATATAGGACGATCAAAAACCTCCAGAAGTTTGGAGTGAGCGAGTTCGTGATAGTGACGAATGAGAAATACAGAGAGCTCTACGAGGAGTTTATAAGGAAGCATGGTTTTAACGCGAAAGTTGTAG
It encodes:
- a CDS encoding HEPN domain-containing protein, translated to MDAEFDKLYEIGAHTLTDFAVEARYPTIYEIPQEIAREAIEIVKLVMNFVLNKLQIKDVP
- a CDS encoding PIN domain-containing protein — its product is METERLFGRTGKFRVKKMFMQERERFDSVFKYLSEFILENIELGIIELPPPNKEILNEAVTLSKEFGLLPNDALIAAACKFCGISKIATFDKGFENVPFLEVLYQAQ
- a CDS encoding phosphoglycerate kinase, with translation MFRLSDFDFHNKAVFLRADLNSPMKDGKIISDARFRAVLPTIKYLLESGARLVMGTHQGKPYSEDYATTEEHARVLSELLNQHVEYVEDVFGRYAREKIKELKPGEVLMLENLRFSAEEVKNKPIEECEKTFFVKKLSQVIDLVVNDAFAAAHRSQPSLVGFARVKPMIMGLLMEREVEALSKAYYSKERPRVYVLGGAKVDDSLRVAENVLRKGKADLILTGGLVANVFTLAKGFDLGRRNIEFMERKGILKYVDWAERILDEFYPFVKTPVDFAVDYKGERLEIDLLSEEKRLFDEYQILDIGSRTVEKYRQVLMQAKIIVANGPMGVFEREEFAVGTVGVFKAIAESPAFSVVGGGHSIASIHKYGIEGISHVSTGGGAMLTFFAGEKLPVLEALSLSYEKFKGHL